Proteins co-encoded in one uncultured Bacteroides sp. genomic window:
- a CDS encoding glycosyltransferase: MNSNIKITVITSLFNCIKYLDGYFNNLSKLNNTNNIEVLLLHNSPSKEELSIIDKRLPSCPFVKHIIIPKREGLYTTWNRGIELAKGEYICVWNVDDIRTPNSIIDQAETLDKNSDADLTYGDFYYMFKYPEPSNVLVINKDFSIDKKTFFRSHQIGCFPMWRKQMHNEIGYFDEQFKLVADLDFQIRIARTSRIIKTDKIIGYYLENVPDKLSSNFWTQITERNTIYLRYGIFDLFNWLTIIPILKNYKINTLFFYNKKVDISEQFYSYKVFIGVRLPLLLLSIFRQPRLFIAYIKHNIFNK, from the coding sequence ATGAATTCAAATATTAAAATAACGGTTATTACTTCCTTATTCAATTGTATTAAGTATTTAGATGGATATTTTAATAATCTATCTAAATTAAATAATACAAATAATATAGAAGTTTTACTCCTTCATAATTCACCATCAAAAGAAGAACTGTCTATAATTGATAAAAGACTCCCTTCTTGCCCATTTGTGAAGCATATTATAATTCCCAAAAGAGAAGGATTATATACTACCTGGAATAGAGGGATAGAACTTGCAAAAGGGGAGTATATCTGTGTTTGGAATGTAGATGATATCCGAACGCCGAATTCTATTATAGATCAGGCTGAGACGTTAGACAAAAATTCTGATGCAGATCTTACATATGGTGATTTCTATTATATGTTTAAATATCCTGAACCTAGCAATGTTTTAGTAATAAACAAAGACTTCTCGATAGATAAAAAAACATTCTTTAGATCACACCAAATTGGATGTTTTCCAATGTGGAGAAAACAAATGCATAATGAAATAGGATATTTTGATGAGCAATTTAAATTAGTTGCAGATTTAGACTTCCAAATTCGAATAGCACGTACTAGCCGTATTATTAAAACAGATAAAATTATTGGTTACTATTTAGAAAATGTACCAGACAAATTGAGTAGTAATTTCTGGACACAGATCACTGAACGCAATACTATATATTTACGCTACGGTATATTTGACTTATTTAATTGGTTAACCATTATTCCTATTCTGAAAAATTATAAGATCAATACCCTTTTTTTTTATAACAAAAAAGTTGATATATCAGAACAGTTTTATTCATATAAAGTTTTTATTGGAGTAAGATTACCTTTATTGTTATTATCTATATTTCGACAACCTAGATTATTTATAGCATATATAAAACATAACATTTTTAACAAATGA
- a CDS encoding glycosyltransferase family 4 protein, with amino-acid sequence MKILHLIFSLNVGGSESLMVDIANRQASNNDVYVYIVNSAYNQILLNNFNKKIKIHLFNRKEGSKNPFKIIEINSAILKIKPDIIHCHDTDINKILFIHHFIKTLLTVHAIDLPLVRISKFNKIVAISSAVKEHLLVKGLKNISINYNGIDTSAIHSKKKQTNHQELRIIQVSRLDHLIKGQHILLEALSQLVKTHNITNFHVDFIGEGNSLSYLKELVINYKLEEKVSFLGIKDRLYIYSNLKNYDLLVQPSIIEGFGLTVAEGMAAKIPVLVSANDGPMEIIQNGKYGFYFKKEDANDCANQIKDIMSSTEKVSQITESAYQYCLSKFDINKTAENYCKEYQNTININRKHI; translated from the coding sequence ATGAAAATATTACATCTTATTTTTTCATTAAATGTTGGCGGTTCTGAGTCTTTGATGGTTGATATAGCTAATAGACAAGCCTCCAATAATGATGTATATGTCTATATAGTTAACTCAGCATATAATCAAATATTACTTAATAATTTTAATAAAAAAATAAAAATTCATCTTTTTAACCGAAAAGAAGGCAGCAAAAATCCATTTAAAATAATAGAAATTAATAGTGCAATATTAAAAATAAAACCAGACATTATACACTGTCATGATACCGATATAAATAAAATACTGTTTATACATCACTTTATAAAAACATTACTTACAGTACACGCTATTGATCTTCCATTAGTTAGAATTTCTAAATTTAATAAGATTGTAGCTATTTCCTCGGCAGTTAAAGAGCACCTTTTAGTAAAAGGGTTAAAAAATATTTCTATAAATTATAATGGAATTGACACTTCTGCTATTCACTCTAAGAAGAAACAGACAAATCATCAAGAGTTAAGGATTATTCAAGTTAGCCGGTTAGATCATTTAATAAAAGGACAACATATTTTGCTAGAGGCTTTAAGTCAATTGGTCAAAACACATAATATAACAAATTTTCATGTTGACTTTATTGGTGAGGGAAATTCTCTTTCTTATTTGAAAGAACTAGTAATAAACTATAAACTAGAAGAAAAAGTTTCTTTTCTTGGAATAAAGGATCGTCTATATATATATTCTAATCTGAAAAATTATGATTTATTGGTCCAACCGTCAATAATAGAAGGTTTTGGACTTACTGTTGCTGAAGGTATGGCAGCTAAAATACCAGTATTGGTTTCTGCTAATGATGGTCCAATGGAGATTATTCAGAATGGGAAATATGGCTTTTATTTTAAAAAAGAGGATGCAAATGATTGTGCAAATCAGATAAAAGACATAATGTCATCTACTGAGAAAGTAAGTCAGATTACAGAAAGTGCATATCAATATTGCTTAAGTAAATTTGATATTAATAAAACTGCTGAGAATTATTGCAAAGAGTATCAAAATACTATTAACATAAATAGAAAGCATATATGA
- a CDS encoding glycosyltransferase family 4 protein: protein MTNNPKDIIIVCPTLDPNNISGVSSVARFIISNNPFVTYTHFELGKKNDGRGGIFRIFRVSNSLKKWISFLRNRKGSIIHYNFPITRKSAVRDPMFMIIARYYSCKLVIHLHGGNYLKNDKTPFWVSWILKGIFSMKSPIIVLSQNEKSVLEDRFGAKNVHSLPNCVDLNGTIGFERKKNIDRPLTVLYIGRIVETKGINYILDAFKTLKDIGIPFNLIFAGDEEKDGQFINKFKDSLGNQFSYEGIVLGKDKEELFKRSDVFLLPSFYEGLPLSLLECMSFGLAPIVTNVGSISLCVENKGNGIIINDHNSDDIIKAIELLHNDRDKLYQFGNRSMGKIKLLFDPKVYIHNLNNIYNSLDTKK, encoded by the coding sequence ATGACTAACAATCCAAAAGATATAATTATAGTTTGTCCAACTCTTGACCCTAATAATATAAGTGGAGTATCTTCCGTTGCTCGATTTATTATTAGCAACAATCCATTCGTAACATACACTCATTTTGAGTTAGGAAAGAAAAATGATGGAAGAGGGGGGATATTTCGTATTTTCAGGGTTAGTAATAGTCTTAAAAAATGGATTTCGTTCTTGAGAAATAGAAAAGGAAGTATAATTCATTATAATTTTCCAATAACACGTAAGTCTGCTGTAAGAGATCCAATGTTTATGATTATAGCCCGATATTATTCGTGTAAATTGGTTATTCATCTTCATGGTGGCAACTATCTAAAGAATGATAAAACACCATTTTGGGTTAGTTGGATATTAAAGGGTATTTTTTCAATGAAATCACCTATCATTGTTTTGAGTCAAAATGAGAAGTCTGTCCTTGAAGATAGGTTTGGAGCCAAAAATGTGCATTCACTACCTAACTGTGTAGATCTTAACGGAACAATCGGTTTTGAAAGAAAGAAGAATATAGATAGACCACTGACAGTTTTATATATCGGAAGAATTGTTGAAACCAAAGGGATAAATTATATACTCGATGCTTTTAAAACACTGAAAGATATAGGGATACCATTTAATCTAATTTTTGCGGGTGATGAAGAGAAAGATGGTCAATTTATCAATAAGTTTAAGGACTCATTAGGCAATCAGTTTAGTTATGAGGGTATTGTATTAGGCAAAGATAAAGAAGAACTTTTTAAAAGGTCGGATGTATTCTTGTTGCCTTCCTTCTATGAAGGATTACCTTTGTCTTTATTAGAATGCATGAGTTTTGGATTAGCACCGATTGTAACCAATGTTGGTTCAATAAGTCTGTGCGTAGAAAATAAAGGAAACGGTATAATTATTAATGATCATAATAGCGATGATATAATAAAAGCGATAGAGCTATTGCATAATGATAGAGATAAATTATATCAGTTTGGAAATAGGTCAATGGGGAAGATAAAACTCTTATTTGATCCTAAAGTATATATTCATAATTTGAATAATATATATAATTCATTAGATACAAAAAAATAG
- a CDS encoding oligosaccharide flippase family protein, producing MTELNKNSAVSKKTLINNSLSGVVQLVITAVLTFLCIPIFINKLGTELYGVFAIVSVIGNLNIFANLGLNSALIKYISEQGKCSESENDIFASLVIMCSIIIPLTILAFIFREFILVSILSVPIKYYEQSQVLYTTLLISNMLLLIGQIFSAVLDSMQKIYFTNFSQLIYSIIYWGGIIIVVLMGHHLDWVGYAMLAAALCWFFLILIFFLKKWGIIAFTNLKGTFKPAAKKQLTFGVKVYLSGFIGFFNEPLFKILISHFLGLNVVAYFEIGLKIRTQLTSLFSKLLQPLYPYLSSLKDKQYIAVLIKDLTSKIFLVVLPVCALLIFTCKDIVTLWLQIDVINYSIFITGLVIPYLIFSPLTLPIYIFLLAKGYPERTIVFQMLSVIVNILAFYFLFSLTGMYTVIISNVLSYLASYILGIYYQNKFLNIKYEFKVKYILRIACVLLLLTVIGLTSLAFNKEMIRILYTIIIFIPLIVWSYKRLELVNQNDFKRYFGGNILIMNIFNKI from the coding sequence ATGACTGAGCTTAATAAAAATTCAGCGGTTTCAAAAAAAACCTTGATTAATAATTCTCTAAGTGGAGTGGTTCAGCTTGTTATTACAGCAGTGCTGACATTTCTTTGCATCCCTATTTTTATCAATAAACTTGGCACTGAATTGTATGGGGTTTTTGCAATTGTTTCAGTCATAGGTAATTTAAATATATTTGCCAATTTAGGTTTGAATTCAGCCTTAATAAAATATATATCCGAACAAGGAAAGTGTAGTGAGTCTGAAAATGATATTTTTGCATCTTTGGTGATAATGTGTTCCATCATTATTCCGTTAACTATATTAGCTTTCATATTTAGAGAATTTATACTTGTAAGTATATTAAGTGTTCCTATTAAATATTATGAGCAATCACAAGTACTATATACGACTTTGCTAATATCTAATATGCTTCTGTTAATTGGTCAGATTTTTTCTGCTGTACTAGATTCCATGCAGAAAATCTATTTCACTAATTTTTCTCAGCTCATTTATAGTATTATTTACTGGGGAGGGATCATTATAGTTGTCCTTATGGGACATCATTTAGATTGGGTAGGATATGCGATGTTGGCTGCAGCTCTTTGCTGGTTCTTTCTTATTTTGATTTTCTTTTTAAAGAAATGGGGAATAATTGCTTTCACAAATTTAAAAGGAACTTTTAAGCCGGCAGCCAAAAAGCAACTTACTTTTGGTGTAAAGGTATACCTTTCCGGATTTATTGGCTTTTTTAATGAACCTTTATTTAAGATATTAATCTCACATTTCTTGGGGCTCAATGTCGTTGCTTATTTTGAAATAGGCTTAAAGATTAGGACACAGTTGACTAGCTTGTTTAGTAAACTACTTCAGCCGCTTTATCCATATCTTTCTTCTTTAAAAGACAAACAGTATATTGCAGTTTTAATTAAAGATCTCACTTCTAAGATTTTCTTAGTTGTGCTTCCAGTGTGTGCACTACTTATTTTTACTTGCAAGGATATAGTAACATTGTGGTTGCAGATTGATGTAATTAATTACTCAATATTTATTACAGGTTTAGTCATACCATATCTAATATTTAGTCCTTTGACTTTACCGATATACATTTTTCTGCTAGCTAAAGGTTATCCAGAGAGGACTATTGTTTTTCAGATGCTTTCAGTGATTGTTAATATTCTAGCCTTCTATTTTCTATTTTCATTAACGGGAATGTACACAGTTATTATTTCTAATGTTCTTTCATATTTAGCAAGTTATATATTAGGAATCTATTATCAGAATAAGTTTCTCAATATTAAGTACGAATTTAAAGTTAAATACATTTTGCGCATTGCATGCGTTCTTTTACTACTGACTGTCATTGGCCTGACCAGTTTGGCATTCAATAAAGAAATGATAAGAATATTGTATACAATAATTATCTTTATTCCACTAATTGTATGGTCTTATAAAAGGCTAGAATTAGTAAATCAAAACGATTTTAAACGCTATTTCGGTGGTAATATTTTAATTATGAATATATTCAACAAGATATAA
- a CDS encoding glycosyltransferase family 2 protein — MKTEINFSIVTPVYNREDCILRCLNSITNQNFQNVEHLIVNDGSTDGTLDILETYSKSHPHVTILNLKKNRGVNAARNFAIKQCKNSYVIFLDSDDYMSNQALNIITEKINLYPGYLHYLFTTDDMTVHYNSNLLLNCESKEIKFANWIKGEIAGDFLHVMSREMIQQFLFNENLRIYEALNFMKMYRYSNKQRFVKTIVVHLERNRHDSVTKEATLINSNAIQSQCEYLKQMIDLFEDDYKKYNISGLYSMINRCLIFNLALSDYNSYKYLSKRFKKRVIFDKIICKLKLGYLIKLLIVAYSRIKNL, encoded by the coding sequence ATGAAGACTGAAATAAATTTTAGTATTGTGACTCCAGTCTACAATAGAGAAGATTGTATACTCAGATGTCTGAACAGTATTACAAATCAAAACTTTCAAAATGTTGAACATTTAATAGTTAATGATGGTTCAACTGATGGAACTTTAGATATATTGGAAACATACTCTAAAAGTCATCCTCATGTTACTATTCTTAACTTAAAAAAAAATAGAGGGGTTAATGCTGCCAGAAATTTTGCAATTAAACAATGTAAAAATAGCTATGTGATTTTCTTAGATAGCGATGATTATATGAGCAATCAAGCCTTAAATATTATTACTGAAAAAATAAATTTATATCCTGGATATTTACATTATTTGTTTACTACGGATGATATGACCGTTCACTACAATTCTAATTTATTATTGAACTGTGAATCTAAAGAAATTAAATTTGCTAACTGGATAAAGGGTGAAATTGCAGGCGACTTTCTTCATGTAATGTCTCGGGAAATGATTCAGCAGTTTCTGTTTAATGAAAATTTAAGAATCTATGAAGCGTTGAATTTTATGAAAATGTATAGATACTCAAATAAACAGCGATTTGTAAAAACAATTGTTGTACATTTAGAAAGAAACCGGCATGATTCTGTAACAAAAGAAGCTACATTAATAAACTCAAATGCTATCCAATCCCAATGCGAATATTTAAAACAAATGATTGACCTTTTTGAAGATGATTATAAAAAATATAATATTTCTGGATTGTATTCTATGATTAATAGATGTTTAATTTTCAATTTAGCTTTATCTGATTATAATTCTTATAAATATCTATCAAAAAGATTTAAGAAAAGAGTTATTTTTGACAAAATTATCTGCAAACTAAAATTGGGCTATTTAATAAAGTTATTAATTGTAGCATACTCAAGAATTAAAAATTTGTAA